Proteins encoded by one window of Bacillus sp. DTU_2020_1000418_1_SI_GHA_SEK_038:
- a CDS encoding ABC transporter substrate-binding protein: MKSYKKLLSLLIISILAVSLAACGSNPSSAGKSGNEEKRVVKIGYLPITHAVPLYLENEQDSFKNFKLELVKFGSWPELMDALNTGRIDGASVLVTLAMKAKEQGIDLKAVALGHRDGNVLVSANDINSVEDLKGKNFAIPHKFSTHNILLYQMLKQAGLKYEDVKAIELPPAEMPAALSEGRISGYVVAEPFGAVSVSIKKGKVLYQDTDIWKDSIDCALVLRNDFIQKENEVAQEFVNEYVKAGELAEKKDDHTLTASSKYMKVDKEVMDLSFQWISYDDLRVNKSSYDELTKTLVEMGLSENPPSYEEFVDNSLFDKAK, from the coding sequence ATGAAAAGTTATAAAAAGCTTTTATCCTTATTGATTATTTCAATACTTGCGGTGAGCTTAGCTGCTTGTGGGTCTAACCCATCATCAGCAGGGAAATCCGGAAATGAGGAAAAGCGAGTAGTGAAAATTGGCTATTTGCCGATTACTCATGCGGTTCCTTTGTATTTAGAAAATGAACAGGATTCGTTTAAAAACTTTAAATTGGAGCTTGTTAAGTTTGGTTCATGGCCGGAGTTAATGGACGCCCTTAATACAGGCCGAATAGATGGTGCTTCTGTTCTTGTGACTCTTGCTATGAAGGCAAAGGAGCAAGGGATTGATTTGAAAGCTGTGGCACTTGGCCATAGAGATGGGAATGTATTGGTTTCAGCTAATGATATTAACAGTGTTGAGGATTTAAAGGGGAAAAACTTTGCGATCCCTCATAAGTTTTCTACTCATAATATTTTGCTCTATCAAATGCTTAAACAGGCAGGGCTGAAATATGAGGATGTGAAGGCTATTGAGCTGCCGCCTGCTGAAATGCCTGCAGCTTTATCTGAGGGAAGAATTTCAGGGTATGTAGTTGCAGAGCCGTTTGGAGCAGTCTCGGTATCTATTAAGAAAGGAAAGGTTCTTTATCAGGATACGGATATTTGGAAGGATTCAATTGATTGCGCACTCGTTTTAAGAAATGACTTTATTCAAAAGGAAAATGAAGTGGCTCAGGAATTTGTTAATGAGTATGTCAAAGCAGGTGAATTAGCCGAGAAAAAAGATGACCATACACTGACAGCTTCTTCTAAATATATGAAGGTTGATAAAGAGGTAATGGATCTTTCGTTTCAATGGATTTCTTACGATGATTTAAGAGTAAATAAAAGCAGCTACGATGAATTAACAAAAACTTTAGTGGAAATGGGTTTATCAGAAAATCCTCCTTCCTATGAGGAGTTTGTCGATAATTCACTATTTGATAAGGCGAAGTGA
- a CDS encoding D-2-hydroxyacid dehydrogenase codes for MSSIQPNILVFTPDKKDAEAYADCIRNFGFTSVKAAATLEEAEKNLPQTEIILGWKFPTYILNQPISSNIRWFQSMGAGVDDLVADQSIPESIQLTRIVDQFGTYISEYVFTYLLHIVKDVSRMSQSQMERNWDPFISESLAGKTIGVAGLGSIGAEIVRKARVFDMNVHGLSFSRKQASLVDRHYTSNSWADFVKDLDYLVTILPLTEATHHIINEKLLLAMKPDACLVNVGRGALIDEGDLLSVMKTGHLRAAVLDVFEKEPLPNDHAFWSMPNVYVTSHLSGPSTIDGVCSFFAENLKRFMNGQPLHGLVDRERRY; via the coding sequence ATGAGTTCAATTCAGCCAAATATACTTGTTTTTACACCTGATAAGAAAGATGCCGAAGCTTATGCTGACTGCATTCGTAATTTTGGATTTACTTCAGTGAAGGCTGCTGCAACCTTAGAAGAAGCAGAAAAAAACTTACCGCAGACTGAAATCATTTTAGGATGGAAGTTTCCAACTTATATATTAAATCAGCCAATTTCCTCAAATATTCGTTGGTTTCAATCAATGGGTGCAGGGGTTGATGATCTTGTTGCAGATCAATCAATACCTGAAAGTATTCAATTAACCCGTATTGTTGATCAATTTGGAACCTATATATCTGAATATGTATTTACATACCTTTTGCATATTGTGAAAGATGTTTCGCGAATGAGTCAATCCCAAATGGAACGGAACTGGGATCCTTTCATTTCGGAATCTTTAGCAGGGAAAACGATAGGCGTTGCTGGACTTGGATCTATAGGAGCTGAAATTGTGCGTAAAGCAAGAGTTTTTGATATGAATGTGCACGGATTAAGCTTTAGCAGAAAGCAAGCTTCATTAGTGGATCGCCACTATACTTCGAATAGCTGGGCTGACTTTGTTAAAGATCTTGACTATTTAGTCACAATTCTTCCATTAACTGAGGCTACGCATCATATAATCAACGAAAAACTTCTATTAGCGATGAAGCCGGATGCTTGTCTTGTCAATGTGGGCCGTGGGGCATTAATAGATGAAGGGGATTTGTTATCAGTTATGAAGACAGGACATCTTCGTGCAGCAGTTCTCGATGTGTTTGAGAAAGAACCGTTGCCAAATGACCATGCCTTTTGGTCAATGCCGAATGTGTATGTTACCTCCCATTTGTCAGGGCCAAGCACGATCGATGGTGTATGTAGCTTTTTTGCGGAAAATTTAAAGCGATTCATGAATGGACAGCCTTTACACGGGCTAGTAGATCGTGAACGTAGGTATTAA
- a CDS encoding amino acid permease has product MDLFRKKSIGNETSNNSLKRVLGAVDLTMLGVGAIIGTGVFVLTGVAAAKYAGPALILSFIIAGLACAFAALCYSEFASMIPASGSAYTYSYVAFGELFAWILGWDLVLEYGLASSAVASGWSGYFQGLLSGFGIHLPMAFTYAFDSTKGTIIDLPAVIIVFLVTLLLSRGVKESAKFNAIMVVVKVAVVLLFIIIGVWYVEPANWTPFMPFGFSGVVTGAAVVVFAYFGFDAVSTAAEEVKNPQRNLPIGIISSLAVCTILYIAVSLVLTGIVPYDLLNVKDPVAFGLQFIDQDWAAGFISLGAIVGITTVLIVMMFGQTRLFYSISRDGLLPKALSAVHPKTKIPLKSTWVTGILVASLAGLVPLDKLAELTSIGTLFAFTAVSLGVAVLRKTRPDLKRGFKTPWVPVIPALAVIFCVYLMLQLSAFTWKGFAVWLFLGLVIYFTYGYRKSHLNQ; this is encoded by the coding sequence ATGGATTTATTTCGCAAAAAATCGATAGGCAATGAAACCTCTAATAACTCACTCAAAAGGGTTCTTGGCGCTGTAGATTTAACCATGCTTGGGGTTGGGGCTATTATTGGAACAGGGGTATTCGTTTTGACAGGAGTTGCAGCAGCAAAATATGCCGGCCCTGCCTTAATCCTCTCCTTTATCATTGCAGGTTTAGCATGTGCATTTGCAGCGTTATGCTATTCAGAGTTTGCCTCGATGATTCCAGCATCGGGCAGTGCTTATACTTATAGTTATGTGGCCTTCGGTGAATTATTTGCTTGGATTTTAGGCTGGGATTTAGTTCTCGAATATGGACTTGCCTCTTCTGCTGTAGCAAGTGGGTGGTCAGGTTATTTCCAAGGATTATTATCAGGATTCGGAATTCATTTGCCAATGGCTTTTACCTATGCTTTTGATTCCACAAAAGGAACAATTATCGATTTACCAGCTGTTATTATCGTCTTTTTAGTTACCTTATTACTTTCTAGAGGAGTAAAAGAATCTGCTAAATTTAATGCCATCATGGTTGTTGTTAAGGTGGCTGTGGTACTTCTATTCATTATCATTGGGGTTTGGTATGTTGAACCAGCTAACTGGACTCCGTTTATGCCGTTTGGATTTTCTGGAGTCGTTACGGGAGCTGCGGTTGTCGTGTTTGCCTACTTTGGCTTTGATGCGGTATCTACTGCTGCTGAAGAAGTCAAAAACCCTCAGCGTAATCTCCCAATAGGAATCATTTCATCATTAGCAGTTTGTACAATTTTATATATCGCTGTCTCTTTAGTTCTGACTGGGATAGTACCGTACGATTTGCTAAATGTGAAAGATCCAGTAGCTTTTGGTTTGCAATTTATTGATCAAGATTGGGCAGCAGGTTTTATTTCTCTTGGAGCCATCGTTGGAATTACAACAGTCCTAATCGTCATGATGTTTGGACAAACACGTCTGTTCTATTCCATTAGCAGAGATGGGCTTCTGCCAAAGGCTTTATCCGCTGTTCATCCAAAAACTAAAATTCCTTTAAAAAGCACATGGGTAACAGGAATACTGGTTGCCTCTCTTGCCGGTCTAGTTCCTCTTGATAAATTAGCTGAGCTGACAAGTATTGGTACATTATTTGCTTTCACAGCTGTTTCTCTTGGGGTTGCTGTACTTCGTAAAACTCGACCAGATCTCAAACGTGGATTTAAAACGCCTTGGGTTCCAGTTATTCCAGCTTTAGCAGTTATCTTCTGTGTCTATTTAATGCTGCAGCTTTCAGCATTTACATGGAAAGGTTTCGCTGTTTGGCTATTTCTCGGTCTTGTCATTTACTTTACGTATGGTTATAGGAAGAGTCACTTAAATCAATAG
- a CDS encoding metallophosphoesterase gives MLIVSKLNLDPTRRSIIISDIHANLSLFKRLLEKIKYNEDDYLFIIGDLCEKGENSLEIVRYVMKMTEQSPNVFVTKGNCDILHRYVFMGNEKILNYMKARKNSILNEMLEQGQQSLTHFSQIQQLAQYYDTHFKEELNWLESLPVAIETENFIMIHAGIEDRADWEETDENFALSVDSFFDRGHQAKKTVIVGHWPVVNYRFDSESSNNPVIDLEKKIIAIDGGNRIKRDGQLNALIFENNQFSFEFVDEPHEKRKVKKDYLDQTGRVGTVTYPNYEMSIIRKEPYFTLCRNIKLGIEQWVKNEYLVEDDEGVWCKNDLSTTFLSVRHGEIVKVLNAEVSGYTLVKKRNGLVGWVPMEVLEGLSS, from the coding sequence ATGTTAATTGTTAGTAAATTAAACTTAGACCCAACTAGAAGAAGTATTATAATTTCAGATATCCATGCAAATCTATCTTTATTTAAAAGACTCTTGGAAAAGATTAAGTACAATGAAGATGACTATTTATTTATTATCGGAGACCTTTGTGAAAAAGGAGAAAACAGTTTAGAAATCGTTCGCTATGTAATGAAGATGACAGAGCAATCCCCAAATGTTTTCGTCACGAAAGGGAACTGCGATATTTTACACCGTTATGTATTTATGGGGAATGAAAAAATTCTCAACTATATGAAGGCAAGAAAAAATTCTATCTTAAATGAAATGCTGGAGCAGGGTCAACAGTCTTTAACGCATTTCAGTCAGATTCAACAGCTTGCACAGTATTATGATACTCATTTTAAAGAAGAACTAAATTGGTTGGAATCATTGCCTGTGGCTATTGAAACAGAGAACTTCATAATGATACACGCTGGTATTGAGGACCGGGCCGATTGGGAAGAAACAGATGAAAACTTCGCTCTATCTGTCGATTCCTTTTTTGATAGAGGGCATCAGGCTAAGAAAACCGTCATAGTCGGACATTGGCCAGTTGTTAATTATCGATTTGATTCCGAGAGCTCCAATAATCCTGTGATTGATTTGGAGAAAAAAATTATTGCCATTGATGGGGGCAATCGGATTAAAAGGGATGGGCAGCTGAATGCCCTTATTTTCGAGAATAATCAATTTTCGTTCGAGTTTGTTGATGAGCCTCATGAGAAAAGGAAAGTTAAAAAAGACTACTTAGATCAGACAGGTCGTGTCGGAACAGTCACCTATCCCAATTATGAAATGAGTATTATTCGCAAAGAACCCTACTTTACCCTTTGCAGGAATATTAAACTTGGGATTGAGCAATGGGTAAAAAATGAGTATTTGGTTGAAGATGATGAGGGTGTGTGGTGTAAAAATGATTTAAGCACTACATTTTTATCTGTCCGACATGGTGAAATTGTAAAGGTGCTCAATGCTGAAGTATCTGGCTACACATTAGTCAAAAAAAGGAACGGTTTAGTTGGTTGGGTGCCAATGGAGGTGTTAGAAGGATTATCATCATGA
- a CDS encoding methyl-accepting chemotaxis protein — protein MYHMNLRKKLIFVSFIFLCVPSLLIGLVSYQLSLNSLNESGKLMLKNSVKQTIELINTMDQEVKMGRISLEEAQEYVKVSILGEKLADGTRPINKNINLGENGYFYIIDEKGMQVADPYLEGTNTWDYKDSEGEYFFQKMIKAVQTQGSIYIDTMWELPDKPGEMALNVSYAELEPTWGWIVCTNSFYQDFNQRANDIVTVLAITLAVSLAVGGIIIILFSRMISNPLVKLANQVKQVADGDLTMDVLNVKNKDEIGVLVQGFHQMVQNIKMLISQIMFMSQQVATSSEQLTANAEQNAKTTEQIVSAIQEVASGSEAQTAGAEDTVRKMSGMDIGLQSVAANCVEVSQEAEKSSIQAEEGNVSLQHLVSQMKMIRSTVEQSNSSIKKLNDRSLEIGNILEIIRRIADQTNLLALNAAIEAARAGEQGRGFAVVAGEVRLLAEQSTNSVQHIANIIQEIQAETEKSVHTMDVVNAEVDTGLDIAKETEQKFQEILSSLRHVANQIQDVSTTSQQMSASSQEITASAEEMSRIAQNSSDYSRSVAAASEEQLASMEEIAASASSLSDLAEEMQALVSKFRVE, from the coding sequence ATGTATCATATGAACTTAAGAAAAAAACTCATATTTGTTTCATTCATATTTTTATGTGTACCAAGTCTTCTTATTGGGTTAGTAAGCTACCAGTTATCGCTAAATAGTCTGAATGAATCAGGAAAGTTAATGTTAAAAAACAGTGTGAAACAAACGATTGAGCTAATTAATACAATGGACCAAGAAGTGAAAATGGGTCGTATTAGCTTGGAAGAGGCTCAAGAATATGTAAAGGTCTCCATTTTAGGGGAAAAACTGGCCGATGGGACCCGTCCTATTAATAAAAATATTAATTTAGGGGAAAATGGCTATTTTTACATAATCGATGAAAAAGGGATGCAAGTTGCCGACCCATACTTGGAAGGGACAAATACATGGGATTATAAAGACAGCGAAGGAGAATACTTTTTTCAAAAAATGATTAAAGCAGTTCAAACTCAAGGATCCATTTATATTGACACTATGTGGGAGCTGCCGGATAAGCCGGGGGAAATGGCACTAAACGTTAGTTACGCAGAGCTTGAGCCAACCTGGGGATGGATTGTTTGTACAAATAGTTTCTATCAGGATTTTAATCAAAGAGCGAACGATATTGTAACCGTTCTTGCGATTACTTTAGCTGTATCATTGGCGGTCGGCGGAATTATTATCATTCTTTTCTCGCGCATGATTTCGAATCCTTTAGTGAAATTGGCGAATCAAGTAAAGCAGGTTGCAGATGGAGATCTCACTATGGATGTTCTAAATGTAAAGAATAAGGATGAGATAGGTGTACTTGTACAGGGCTTTCACCAGATGGTTCAAAACATTAAAATGTTAATCTCCCAAATCATGTTTATGTCACAACAAGTGGCAACCTCCTCCGAACAGTTAACAGCTAACGCAGAGCAGAACGCCAAAACTACAGAGCAAATTGTCAGTGCTATTCAAGAAGTTGCCAGCGGATCTGAAGCGCAGACAGCTGGGGCAGAGGATACTGTGCGGAAAATGTCCGGTATGGATATTGGGCTTCAAAGTGTCGCTGCTAACTGTGTAGAAGTTTCACAAGAAGCGGAAAAGTCCTCAATCCAAGCTGAGGAAGGAAATGTTTCCCTACAGCATCTAGTTAGCCAGATGAAAATGATTCGTTCCACTGTCGAACAGTCAAATTCGTCCATCAAGAAATTAAATGATCGTTCATTAGAAATTGGTAACATTTTAGAAATTATTCGCAGGATTGCCGATCAAACAAATTTATTAGCATTGAACGCAGCCATTGAAGCAGCAAGAGCTGGCGAACAGGGCAGAGGATTTGCTGTCGTAGCCGGTGAAGTGAGGTTACTCGCAGAACAGTCAACCAACTCCGTACAGCATATAGCGAACATCATTCAAGAGATTCAAGCTGAGACGGAAAAATCAGTGCACACAATGGATGTGGTGAATGCAGAAGTAGATACTGGACTAGACATCGCGAAGGAAACGGAGCAAAAGTTTCAAGAAATATTAAGCTCACTGCGCCACGTTGCCAATCAAATCCAAGACGTATCAACGACTTCGCAGCAAATGTCCGCAAGCAGTCAGGAAATAACTGCTTCTGCTGAGGAAATGAGTCGGATTGCTCAAAACTCCTCTGATTATTCTAGAAGCGTAGCAGCTGCTAGCGAAGAACAGCTGGCTTCTATGGAAGAAATCGCTGCTTCAGCTTCATCCCTATCCGATTTAGCCGAAGAAATGCAGGCTTTAGTTTCAAAGTTTCGTGTAGAGTAA
- a CDS encoding ABC transporter ATP-binding protein encodes MVESAFIRVDNVSKAFRNKGQTVRVLNDVAFEIKRGEMISILGESGCGKSTLLNIIGGFEKPDEGKVIIDGNQVTQPNRKCIILFQNYGLLPWRSVLENVELGLEGGKLGVKERKERARTYLNLVGLGDKGDLFPHEISGGMQQRVAIARALAIQPELILMDEPFAALDTFNRYYLQDELLRIQDQEKTTVILVTHDIDEAIYLSDRVIMMKANPGEIDKELTITLSKPRDRSHEDFQRYRKAIFEQFHFNRPAPSIEFNI; translated from the coding sequence TTGGTTGAATCGGCTTTTATTAGGGTGGACAATGTGAGCAAAGCGTTTAGGAATAAGGGGCAAACTGTACGTGTATTAAATGATGTGGCCTTTGAGATTAAAAGGGGAGAGATGATCTCCATATTGGGAGAGAGCGGATGCGGGAAGAGTACGCTGCTTAATATTATTGGGGGATTTGAAAAGCCCGATGAAGGAAAGGTTATTATCGATGGTAATCAAGTGACTCAGCCAAATAGAAAATGTATTATACTTTTTCAAAATTATGGACTTTTACCATGGAGATCTGTTTTGGAAAATGTGGAGCTTGGGTTAGAAGGGGGGAAATTAGGAGTTAAGGAGCGGAAAGAAAGAGCCCGCACATATTTAAACTTGGTTGGATTAGGGGATAAGGGTGATCTATTTCCGCATGAGATTTCCGGGGGGATGCAGCAGAGGGTTGCGATAGCAAGAGCTCTTGCTATCCAGCCAGAATTGATTTTAATGGATGAGCCCTTTGCGGCTTTAGATACATTTAACCGCTATTATTTGCAGGATGAGCTTCTTCGTATTCAAGATCAGGAGAAGACGACCGTTATTCTTGTTACGCATGATATTGATGAAGCCATCTATTTATCAGATAGGGTGATTATGATGAAAGCAAATCCAGGTGAAATAGACAAAGAGTTAACGATTACTCTTTCAAAGCCTAGAGATCGAAGTCATGAGGACTTCCAGCGATATCGAAAGGCAATATTTGAACAATTTCACTTTAACCGCCCTGCACCTTCGATTGAGTTTAATATTTAA
- a CDS encoding GNAT family protein encodes MFPALETERLLLREIVEDDVQEIFNCFTNSDMLCYYGQEPLTSIEQAKELIRSFEKNYHEKRGIRWGIQVKDQKELIGTIGFNLWSPKHKRAEIGYELHPNYWRMGYAAEAVSEIISFGFNELNFTRIGAVVFIENQSSNKLLTNLRFEKEGVLRNYMYQDGVPFDTYVYSLLNPDLISH; translated from the coding sequence ATGTTTCCGGCATTAGAGACAGAAAGACTGCTATTAAGGGAAATTGTTGAAGATGATGTGCAAGAGATTTTTAATTGTTTTACGAATAGCGATATGCTGTGTTATTACGGGCAGGAACCGTTAACAAGCATTGAGCAGGCAAAAGAGTTAATCAGATCATTTGAAAAAAACTATCATGAAAAACGCGGAATTAGATGGGGAATCCAAGTTAAAGACCAAAAAGAACTTATTGGTACAATTGGGTTTAATTTATGGTCCCCAAAGCATAAGAGAGCGGAGATCGGATATGAATTGCATCCTAATTATTGGCGAATGGGATATGCGGCTGAAGCTGTTTCTGAGATCATATCATTTGGGTTCAATGAACTTAATTTTACACGAATAGGCGCAGTTGTTTTTATAGAAAACCAATCGTCTAATAAATTATTAACAAATCTTAGATTCGAAAAAGAAGGCGTATTGAGAAATTACATGTATCAGGATGGTGTTCCTTTTGATACATATGTTTATTCTTTATTAAACCCCGATTTAATCAGTCACTAA
- a CDS encoding DUF3221 domain-containing protein, with amino-acid sequence MKKLFTWLLLFSFILVGCNQKNDVKGESDIKGVILEVNKEVGRILVEDVEKGLVWITLKATEDINKFQPYQEVAVWVEGAIAESYPSQAKALHVEIIPPKEAVTTSAEAAEGDFIYRIVTENAEYKENNPVKLYAELEYVGDQEEITIYHASSVFHFPMIEKTRDIPIDYAMNQPLVSTIMKKGEPLRERYNGSGGYAEEDEKELKQFMKRIMENQFPAGDYLVSGFADFYINTDEEEQKDFKIRAQIAFKVK; translated from the coding sequence ATGAAAAAATTATTTACCTGGTTATTATTATTCTCTTTTATTTTAGTAGGTTGTAATCAAAAGAATGATGTGAAAGGTGAATCCGATATAAAAGGAGTAATTCTTGAGGTTAATAAGGAAGTGGGTAGAATTTTAGTAGAAGATGTTGAAAAGGGCTTGGTTTGGATTACGCTAAAAGCTACAGAGGATATTAATAAATTCCAACCGTATCAAGAAGTCGCAGTCTGGGTTGAGGGTGCCATTGCTGAATCCTATCCGAGTCAAGCAAAAGCATTACATGTTGAAATCATCCCCCCAAAGGAAGCTGTAACGACAAGTGCTGAGGCAGCTGAAGGGGATTTCATCTATCGTATTGTGACTGAAAATGCAGAGTATAAGGAGAATAACCCTGTTAAACTATACGCTGAATTAGAATATGTTGGTGATCAAGAGGAAATTACCATATATCATGCATCATCTGTTTTCCATTTCCCGATGATTGAGAAAACACGTGATATTCCCATTGACTATGCAATGAACCAGCCATTAGTTAGCACCATAATGAAGAAAGGTGAGCCGCTTAGGGAGCGATACAATGGGAGTGGCGGTTATGCAGAAGAAGATGAAAAAGAACTTAAACAGTTTATGAAAAGGATCATGGAGAATCAATTTCCGGCAGGAGACTATTTAGTCAGTGGATTTGCTGACTTTTATATTAATACGGATGAGGAAGAGCAGAAGGACTTTAAGATAAGAGCGCAAATTGCTTTTAAGGTAAAATAA
- a CDS encoding purine-cytosine permease family protein: MEELRQEVELGTNAADHLDEISVEYYATEEVPMSQRNIGFWDMVFVWIGANSNNASWYVGGTVAGAAFTGAIIVALVANPIAYLVLALVGYMGYKVGTSTMALTRPAFGIRGSFLPTALNTITFLGWAVVNTFIAVISMSFIFKDLLGWPAYGEPGSTWPMILGIIFMSALNLVAVSLGRKSIKIVERIGVALILILGIWITAIVFKAHSFSDIISWKPPTESKMPFGTAIDIMAAFSLAWVLGIAEFTRYTRTTKAATIAPLLGACSSLIWFAFVGIVATIGAALSTGTFDPNNSDPSTLVTNLGLGWVALIMIIVACITTNVVNLMAAGVSVTNVTKKVKPLHSIWLVTIISGFLMLVPLYMASFLDTFMIFLEYIGMVLSALLGILVADYFFIQKKKYEVKELELEGGKYWYTNGVNVKAIAVWVIGVVFFLAIRDVTIFTSTTGAVYPTIIVTAILYSIVSMSRRKAV, from the coding sequence TTGGAAGAATTGCGGCAAGAAGTAGAGCTTGGTACCAACGCAGCCGATCATCTAGATGAAATATCTGTGGAGTATTACGCAACAGAAGAAGTCCCAATGAGTCAAAGAAATATCGGATTTTGGGATATGGTTTTTGTTTGGATTGGAGCTAATTCAAATAACGCATCGTGGTATGTAGGGGGAACGGTCGCCGGTGCTGCATTTACTGGGGCCATTATTGTGGCATTAGTAGCGAACCCAATTGCCTATCTCGTGCTGGCACTTGTTGGTTATATGGGCTACAAGGTTGGTACTTCTACAATGGCTTTGACTAGGCCAGCCTTCGGAATAAGGGGAAGCTTTCTCCCAACAGCATTGAATACGATTACATTTCTAGGCTGGGCGGTTGTTAATACGTTTATTGCAGTTATATCCATGAGTTTTATTTTTAAAGATTTGTTAGGCTGGCCTGCATATGGGGAACCAGGGAGTACCTGGCCAATGATTTTAGGAATAATATTCATGAGTGCCTTGAATTTGGTTGCTGTCTCCTTAGGAAGAAAGTCAATTAAAATAGTAGAAAGAATTGGTGTCGCATTAATTCTAATTCTGGGGATTTGGATTACAGCCATTGTATTTAAAGCCCATTCATTTTCCGACATTATTAGTTGGAAACCCCCTACTGAATCGAAAATGCCGTTCGGCACTGCGATCGATATAATGGCAGCCTTTAGCTTAGCGTGGGTTCTTGGTATTGCTGAATTCACAAGGTATACAAGAACTACTAAAGCAGCAACGATTGCGCCGCTTCTTGGGGCCTGCAGTTCACTCATATGGTTTGCCTTTGTGGGTATCGTAGCAACAATTGGAGCTGCATTATCTACTGGAACCTTTGATCCGAACAATTCTGATCCAAGTACGCTTGTCACTAATTTAGGGCTAGGCTGGGTTGCGCTGATTATGATTATTGTTGCATGTATAACTACGAATGTAGTTAATTTAATGGCAGCAGGGGTTTCCGTTACGAATGTAACGAAGAAAGTAAAGCCGCTGCATTCGATTTGGCTTGTTACAATCATCTCAGGATTTTTAATGCTTGTTCCCCTTTATATGGCAAGCTTCTTAGATACATTTATGATTTTCTTAGAATATATTGGAATGGTTTTAAGTGCCTTACTCGGAATTTTAGTTGCCGATTACTTCTTTATTCAGAAAAAGAAATACGAAGTAAAAGAATTGGAATTGGAAGGCGGAAAGTACTGGTACACGAATGGAGTAAATGTAAAGGCAATCGCAGTCTGGGTTATTGGTGTTGTCTTTTTCCTTGCGATTCGTGATGTAACAATCTTTACAAGTACTACTGGTGCTGTTTATCCGACAATTATTGTAACAGCAATCCTATATAGCATTGTTTCAATGTCAAGAAGGAAAGCTGTTTAA